One Rhizobium bangladeshense DNA window includes the following coding sequences:
- a CDS encoding inositol monophosphatase family protein — protein MNAAFDAAAIRARAEAAITVALEVGRETARFRRESDPRTLAVQSKGLQDFVTTADRMAEQAIRQGLISRFPDDTFMGEESGGQSEGAGTWVVDPIDGTTNYIRGLRYWGVSIAFVVGDKVEIGVIYDAAEDKVFHAVRGGGAFKDGLQIHAATTADPASALIILGHSRKTSFDEYLALSKRLHERGMDYRRMGAAAIDLVRVAEGAADLCYERHLNAWDMLAGALIAEEAGATVAMPPVGRLLAGGGPVVAHTPGLADEFAFILESAGLMVAS, from the coding sequence ATGAATGCCGCATTCGACGCCGCTGCCATCCGCGCACGGGCGGAGGCCGCCATTACCGTTGCGCTTGAGGTCGGACGGGAGACAGCCAGGTTTCGGCGCGAGTCGGATCCCCGCACGCTTGCCGTTCAAAGCAAGGGATTGCAGGACTTCGTCACCACCGCCGACAGGATGGCCGAGCAGGCGATCCGCCAGGGCCTCATCTCGCGCTTTCCGGATGATACCTTCATGGGAGAGGAGAGCGGCGGGCAATCGGAAGGTGCCGGCACCTGGGTCGTCGATCCGATCGACGGCACGACCAACTATATCAGGGGCTTGCGTTACTGGGGCGTTTCGATTGCCTTTGTCGTCGGCGACAAGGTCGAGATCGGCGTCATCTACGACGCGGCCGAGGACAAAGTCTTTCACGCCGTGCGCGGCGGCGGCGCCTTCAAGGACGGCCTGCAGATCCATGCGGCGACGACTGCCGATCCCGCCAGTGCGCTGATCATTCTCGGTCATTCGCGCAAGACGAGCTTCGATGAGTATCTCGCACTCTCCAAGCGGCTGCATGAGCGCGGCATGGATTATCGGCGCATGGGCGCAGCCGCCATCGACCTTGTTCGCGTCGCCGAGGGTGCTGCTGATCTCTGTTACGAACGCCACCTCAATGCATGGGATATGCTCGCCGGTGCGCTGATCGCTGAAGAGGCAGGCGCGACAGTTGCAATGCCGCCGGTCGGCAGGCTGCTTGCGGGTGGCGGGCCTGTCGTCGCGCATACGCCGGGGCTCGCCGACGAATTTGCCTTCATCCTTGAGAGCGCAGGGCTGATGGTCGCAAGTTAG
- a CDS encoding carbohydrate ABC transporter permease, whose protein sequence is MAERSQPSANYKSWPVMTALTIVSLPLLLMYVYLFLDTVTVKQPDALLPSGLTLDHWRFLWQTTPGKANIWQVTANTLLFAACTTCVVLIVSSMAGYVLSRLNVPARGFFLAGVMVLHAFPSVTLIIAIFIVLQMIGLYNSLIGVILVKAAIDLPLGIWLMKGFYDTVPWEIEMAGVVDGASRFRVWKSLVLPQVKPGIMALGLFSFLSGWGEFILPQVLAPGNQVQVLSVYLAGFLADDNNYDFNMFKSVGLFYLVPVLIAYALFNKYLMNIYGGGSKG, encoded by the coding sequence ATGGCCGAACGATCGCAGCCCTCGGCAAATTACAAGAGCTGGCCCGTTATGACGGCGTTGACAATCGTCAGCCTGCCGCTGCTCCTGATGTATGTCTATCTCTTCCTCGACACCGTGACGGTAAAGCAGCCGGACGCCTTGCTGCCTTCGGGCCTGACGCTCGACCACTGGCGATTCCTGTGGCAGACGACGCCCGGCAAGGCCAACATCTGGCAAGTGACTGCGAATACGCTGCTCTTTGCAGCCTGCACCACCTGCGTCGTGCTGATCGTCTCGTCAATGGCGGGCTATGTTCTGTCGCGACTGAATGTGCCGGCGCGCGGCTTCTTCCTTGCCGGCGTCATGGTGCTGCATGCCTTCCCCTCGGTGACGCTGATCATTGCCATCTTCATCGTGCTGCAGATGATCGGCCTCTACAATTCGCTGATCGGCGTGATTCTGGTGAAGGCGGCGATCGACCTGCCACTCGGCATCTGGCTGATGAAGGGTTTTTACGACACCGTGCCATGGGAGATCGAAATGGCCGGCGTCGTCGACGGCGCCTCGCGTTTCAGGGTCTGGAAGAGTCTCGTGCTGCCGCAGGTGAAGCCCGGCATCATGGCGCTCGGCCTGTTCTCGTTTCTGTCAGGCTGGGGTGAATTCATCCTGCCGCAGGTGCTGGCGCCTGGAAATCAGGTACAGGTGCTCTCGGTCTATCTCGCGGGGTTCCTCGCCGACGATAACAATTACGATTTCAACATGTTCAAGTCGGTCGGCCTATTCTACCTCGTTCCGGTACTGATCGCCTATGCGCTCTTCAACAAGTATCTCATGAACATCTATGGCGGCGGGAGCAAAGGCTGA
- a CDS encoding DUF3734 domain-containing protein: MRRLKTAVNSSEGASITIIHLDYGNRFDDIGLKTFDYSRKSINERWNVGCRDGRRLVDAIGRMPPRRHRLDIWRLSEAGRLDYWDL, from the coding sequence ATGAGACGGCTGAAGACGGCGGTCAACAGCAGCGAGGGCGCCTCGATTACAATCATCCATTTAGACTATGGCAACCGGTTCGATGACATTGGGTTGAAGACATTCGACTATTCCCGCAAATCGATAAACGAGCGGTGGAACGTAGGATGTAGAGATGGCCGCCGGCTTGTCGACGCCATCGGCCGAATGCCGCCGCGACGGCACCGCCTTGACATATGGCGGCTTTCCGAAGCAGGCCGGTTGGACTATTGGGATCTGTAG
- a CDS encoding LacI family DNA-binding transcriptional regulator, with the protein MADRDKGPRKVTSFDVARVAGVSRAAVSRAFTPDASVSPKTREKVYQAAKELGYRVNYLARSLTNKRSDLVGLVAAGFDNPFRTLQIEYLSRALLARNFRPILLPTSQEADTSMVIGQLLHYAVSGVIVTSDAPPTEICEQCAAEGVPIVLINKGNDIPLVDRIISDDSMAGHLAASHLIDNGVRKPAVMAAPARSYTARRRSEAFIAHCKQLGVEAQFLQVRINDYRSGYDAATGLAASGVDGLFCANDYMACGVIDRLMQGRGRDEAPPLRIIGHDDIPQAAWTAYDLTTIRQPCDIQAEQTVDLLISRMAEPELTARVEFTPVTLITRRTA; encoded by the coding sequence TTGGCTGACAGGGACAAGGGACCGCGCAAGGTAACATCCTTCGACGTGGCGCGAGTGGCCGGCGTTTCACGCGCCGCCGTGTCGCGCGCCTTCACCCCGGATGCCAGCGTTTCGCCGAAGACACGCGAGAAGGTCTATCAGGCCGCCAAGGAACTCGGCTATCGGGTGAATTATCTCGCCCGAAGCCTTACCAATAAACGCTCCGATCTCGTCGGTCTCGTCGCCGCCGGTTTCGATAATCCGTTCCGCACGCTGCAGATCGAGTATCTGTCTCGGGCGTTGCTCGCCCGTAACTTCCGCCCGATCCTGTTGCCGACCTCGCAGGAGGCGGACACCTCGATGGTCATCGGCCAATTGCTGCATTACGCCGTGTCAGGCGTCATCGTCACATCGGACGCGCCGCCGACCGAAATCTGCGAACAATGCGCAGCCGAAGGCGTCCCGATCGTGCTGATCAACAAGGGCAATGACATTCCCTTGGTCGACCGCATCATCTCTGACGACAGCATGGCCGGCCATCTGGCGGCCAGCCACCTGATCGACAATGGCGTGCGAAAGCCTGCCGTGATGGCCGCCCCGGCGAGATCCTATACAGCGCGACGTCGCAGCGAGGCCTTCATCGCCCACTGCAAGCAGCTTGGCGTCGAGGCGCAGTTCCTGCAGGTCAGGATCAACGACTACCGGAGCGGTTATGATGCGGCAACCGGCCTGGCCGCATCCGGCGTCGACGGGCTGTTCTGCGCCAATGACTACATGGCTTGCGGCGTGATCGACCGCCTCATGCAGGGCAGGGGCCGCGACGAGGCGCCGCCGCTCCGCATTATCGGCCATGACGACATCCCCCAGGCCGCTTGGACCGCCTACGACCTGACGACCATCCGCCAACCCTGCGACATCCAGGCAGAACAGACCGTCGACCTGCTAATAAGCCGGATGGCCGAACCGGAGCTGACGGCGCGTGTCGAGTTCACGCCGGTGACATTGATAACAAGAAGGACTGCCTGA
- a CDS encoding extracellular solute-binding protein, which yields MTILPTLKSLTIAAAILASTSVLALARDVTISVWAGGTGPNDVYRLDAIEIAAQQLQREAALKGEDLKITVEKKPYSGWDDFKQALTLAAEAKKAPNIVASGHEDIAPWSQAGLIVPIEDHVDLDAWPLNGIYENLLQIASYNGTVYGVPQDAESRPMFFWKPYMKAIGYSDADLDALPQNVQDGKYTMKSLLEDAKKMQDKGLVQPGYGFYPRPSNGPDYWQFYTSFGGTMEENGKLVFDKAAMTRTYQFFADAVKLGVTKKNHIGMPGDQWWKEVATGKAGIWDAGTWHYARLVNQEGLKDFFDNIVFTLIPAGEGGKPNTLTHPLVYMLTAGHSDEDTQIAAQLITIASEPRINALHAIKSAHLGISKAEAEVDFYADDRWAREATERLLPHANAMPNNSDFGTYWNIMWKNLQASWTGDKTVDAAIGDAESELKSTLGDKILIR from the coding sequence ATGACCATTTTGCCGACGTTGAAATCCCTTACGATCGCGGCCGCCATACTGGCCTCGACCTCCGTACTCGCACTCGCCAGGGACGTTACCATCAGCGTCTGGGCCGGCGGCACCGGCCCGAACGATGTCTATCGACTCGATGCCATCGAAATCGCGGCCCAGCAGCTGCAGCGCGAAGCTGCCCTCAAGGGCGAAGATCTGAAGATCACCGTCGAGAAGAAGCCCTATTCCGGCTGGGACGATTTCAAGCAGGCGCTGACCCTTGCCGCCGAGGCCAAGAAGGCGCCGAATATCGTCGCCAGTGGTCATGAAGACATCGCTCCATGGTCGCAGGCGGGCCTCATCGTTCCGATCGAGGATCATGTCGATCTCGACGCCTGGCCGCTCAACGGCATCTATGAGAACCTGCTGCAGATCGCTTCCTACAACGGCACCGTCTACGGCGTTCCGCAGGATGCAGAATCCCGTCCGATGTTCTTCTGGAAGCCGTACATGAAGGCGATCGGCTACAGCGACGCCGATCTGGATGCACTGCCGCAGAACGTTCAGGACGGCAAGTACACCATGAAGAGCCTTCTCGAAGATGCCAAGAAGATGCAGGACAAGGGCCTCGTCCAGCCAGGCTACGGTTTCTATCCGCGCCCCAGCAACGGCCCTGACTATTGGCAGTTCTACACCAGTTTCGGCGGCACGATGGAGGAGAACGGCAAGCTCGTCTTCGACAAGGCCGCAATGACCCGAACCTACCAGTTCTTCGCCGACGCCGTTAAATTAGGCGTTACCAAGAAGAACCACATCGGCATGCCGGGCGATCAGTGGTGGAAGGAAGTCGCCACCGGCAAAGCCGGTATCTGGGACGCAGGCACCTGGCATTATGCCCGCCTCGTCAACCAGGAAGGGCTTAAGGATTTCTTCGACAACATCGTCTTCACGCTGATCCCGGCCGGAGAGGGCGGCAAGCCCAACACGCTGACGCATCCGCTCGTCTACATGCTGACCGCAGGACACAGCGATGAAGATACGCAGATCGCCGCCCAACTCATCACGATCGCCTCCGAACCGCGCATCAACGCGCTGCATGCGATTAAATCCGCCCATCTCGGCATCTCCAAAGCTGAAGCCGAAGTCGACTTCTACGCCGACGACCGCTGGGCTCGCGAAGCCACAGAACGCCTGCTGCCGCATGCCAATGCGATGCCGAACAATTCGGATTTCGGTACCTACTGGAACATCATGTGGAAGAACCTTCAGGCGTCCTGGACCGGCGACAAGACCGTCGACGCCGCCATCGGCGATGCCGAGAGCGAGCTGAAGAGCACGCTCGGTGACAAGATCCTCATCCGCTAA
- a CDS encoding ABC transporter ATP-binding protein, whose translation MRILLDNFSKSFGSTKVIENMRLEVAGGEMLALLGPSGCGKSTTLFAVCGIHRPTGGRIFFGDRDVTDLPSQARNVGVVFQSYALYPHMTVAENIGFPLKVKGAPAAEIRKEVDRIAALVQIGKLMDRRPSELSGGQQQRVALARALIRKPDVLLLDEPLANLDAKLRLEMRSEIRRLQRETGITAILVTHDQVEAMSMCDRIAIMKEGEIVQIATPAEMYNNPKTAFVAGFLGNPPITFLRGVMDNGAFAIPESEIRVPLPNAIGAADGSKLMLGVRPEHFTPAGDVAVSGKITFAETQGRENLYDVRLAGGPLLRSIQPVRHDIHVGDDVAWGIDSRGVFVFDENGTRL comes from the coding sequence ATGCGCATCCTCCTCGACAATTTTTCGAAGAGCTTCGGCTCGACCAAAGTCATCGAGAACATGCGTCTCGAAGTCGCGGGCGGCGAAATGCTGGCGCTGCTCGGCCCTTCCGGCTGCGGCAAGTCGACGACGCTTTTTGCCGTCTGCGGCATTCACCGCCCGACCGGCGGGCGCATCTTCTTCGGCGACCGTGACGTCACCGATCTGCCGAGCCAGGCCCGCAATGTCGGCGTGGTCTTTCAATCCTATGCGCTCTACCCGCATATGACGGTTGCCGAGAACATTGGATTTCCGCTGAAGGTAAAGGGTGCGCCTGCCGCCGAGATCCGAAAAGAGGTCGATCGTATTGCGGCCCTGGTCCAGATCGGCAAGCTGATGGACCGGAGGCCGTCGGAGCTTTCCGGCGGCCAGCAGCAGCGCGTGGCACTGGCGCGCGCGCTGATCCGCAAGCCCGACGTGCTGCTGCTCGACGAGCCGCTCGCCAATCTGGACGCCAAGCTGCGCCTCGAAATGCGCTCTGAAATCCGCCGCCTGCAGCGCGAGACCGGCATCACCGCCATCCTCGTCACCCATGACCAGGTGGAGGCGATGAGCATGTGCGACCGTATCGCCATCATGAAGGAGGGCGAGATCGTCCAGATCGCCACGCCGGCCGAAATGTACAACAATCCCAAGACCGCCTTCGTCGCCGGCTTCCTCGGCAACCCGCCGATCACCTTCCTGCGCGGCGTCATGGACAATGGCGCCTTCGCAATCCCGGAAAGCGAGATCCGGGTGCCGTTGCCGAACGCCATCGGCGCCGCCGACGGCAGCAAGCTGATGCTCGGCGTCCGGCCGGAGCATTTTACGCCTGCCGGCGACGTAGCCGTGTCCGGCAAGATCACCTTCGCCGAAACGCAAGGGCGAGAAAATCTTTACGACGTACGTCTTGCCGGCGGCCCGCTGCTGCGGTCGATCCAACCGGTGCGCCATGATATTCACGTCGGCGACGATGTCGCCTGGGGGATCGACAGCCGCGGCGTGTTCGTCTTCGACGAGAACGGAACGAGGCTCTGA
- a CDS encoding glycerophosphodiester phosphodiesterase, which translates to MTRDFSAFFERYGWPRAKGWLPFCIAHRGASGHERENTLAAFRRAAELGAEMWELDAQLTGDGVVVVSHDDHLERVYGIDRRISEMTAAELADLDDVDVPRFSEVAALARETGTGLYVELKAPGTGIRCWRHLAEMNQRFACLGSFDTAQVRELRDAACDFPLSVLIRVGDDPHAFGDAAGADILHLCWERAGERPQDLVTEALMARAFQAGREIVLWHEERRTILDDLMKLPVLGICTDLPDMMRSPPIKEKALG; encoded by the coding sequence ATGACCCGCGATTTTTCGGCCTTCTTCGAACGTTACGGCTGGCCGAGGGCCAAGGGCTGGCTTCCATTCTGCATCGCCCATCGCGGCGCCAGCGGCCACGAACGCGAAAACACGCTCGCCGCTTTTCGCCGCGCGGCCGAACTCGGTGCGGAGATGTGGGAGCTCGACGCGCAGCTGACCGGCGACGGAGTGGTGGTCGTCTCCCATGACGACCACCTGGAGCGGGTCTACGGCATCGACCGGCGCATTTCGGAAATGACTGCGGCGGAGCTTGCCGATCTTGACGACGTCGACGTGCCGCGCTTTTCGGAGGTCGCCGCTCTTGCCCGCGAGACCGGAACCGGTCTCTATGTCGAGCTCAAGGCGCCGGGGACCGGCATCCGCTGCTGGCGGCACCTTGCCGAGATGAACCAGCGCTTTGCCTGCCTTGGCTCATTCGATACTGCGCAGGTACGCGAACTCAGGGACGCGGCCTGCGATTTTCCGCTCTCGGTGCTGATCCGCGTCGGCGACGATCCACATGCTTTCGGTGATGCTGCCGGTGCCGATATTCTTCATCTCTGCTGGGAGAGGGCAGGGGAGCGGCCGCAGGACCTGGTGACCGAGGCGCTGATGGCTCGCGCCTTCCAGGCTGGCCGCGAGATCGTGCTCTGGCACGAGGAGCGGCGGACCATTCTCGATGACCTCATGAAACTCCCGGTTCTTGGCATCTGCACCGATTTGCCGGATATGATGCGGTCGCCTCCGATCAAGGAGAAAGCACTTGGCTGA
- a CDS encoding carbohydrate ABC transporter permease — MKSSRTLGLVMIAPAAIMIVLFFLMPVVLTAVFSMTNMTTATGISGGAYQIAPSSLNTLKSVMPDIAYEMAEPRYAIDEAGLKAVEGLGLAPGIAAELRAKHAGEVFPTRREAERMLKDLAERPSTREVKQISEQFNRSIVNTRFDSKGQLFSALDTLGLKLTPEQKETVARASYTGWTWTTDNFSRIATSPDMARVLFNTALYVALVLTLFNVGYALLLAIWTHYMPPRPASIFRGIWLLPRITPVVIYILLWKWLAWDSGFISVLMGKFGYPAKNYLLDTAYNAWFFVVLINGFIGASMGMLVFSSAMKAIPKSQFYASEVDGASRWQQIRYIILPQMRWPILFVTCYQTLSLLASFNEILLATNGGPGNTTEVWALAAYHTALRNYAGNLEYGLGAAMALVLVVIGVTLSLLYLRVFNYRTLVAKPLIED; from the coding sequence ATGAAGTCGTCCAGAACGCTCGGACTGGTGATGATCGCGCCTGCGGCGATCATGATCGTTCTCTTCTTCCTTATGCCTGTCGTTTTGACGGCGGTCTTTTCGATGACCAACATGACGACGGCGACCGGTATTTCCGGTGGCGCCTATCAGATCGCGCCGAGTTCGCTGAACACGCTGAAATCGGTAATGCCGGACATTGCCTACGAAATGGCCGAACCGCGCTATGCGATTGACGAGGCCGGCCTCAAGGCCGTGGAAGGACTCGGGCTTGCGCCCGGCATCGCCGCGGAATTGCGGGCCAAACACGCCGGCGAGGTCTTCCCGACGCGCCGCGAAGCCGAGCGTATGCTCAAGGATCTGGCTGAACGACCTTCGACGCGTGAGGTCAAGCAGATCTCCGAACAGTTCAACCGCTCGATCGTCAACACGCGCTTCGACAGCAAGGGACAGCTCTTTTCGGCTCTCGATACTCTGGGCCTCAAACTGACGCCGGAACAGAAGGAAACCGTCGCCCGGGCCAGCTATACCGGCTGGACCTGGACGACAGACAATTTCTCGCGCATCGCTACCTCGCCGGATATGGCGCGCGTGCTCTTCAACACCGCACTCTACGTCGCGCTGGTGCTGACGCTCTTCAATGTCGGTTATGCACTGCTGCTGGCGATCTGGACGCATTACATGCCGCCGAGACCAGCCTCGATCTTCCGCGGCATCTGGTTGCTGCCGCGCATTACCCCCGTCGTCATCTATATACTGCTGTGGAAATGGCTCGCCTGGGATAGCGGCTTTATCTCGGTCCTGATGGGCAAGTTCGGCTACCCCGCGAAGAACTACCTGCTCGACACCGCCTATAATGCCTGGTTCTTCGTCGTGCTGATCAACGGTTTCATCGGCGCCTCTATGGGCATGCTGGTCTTCTCCTCGGCGATGAAGGCCATTCCGAAAAGCCAGTTCTATGCGAGCGAGGTCGACGGCGCGTCGCGCTGGCAGCAGATCCGCTACATCATCCTGCCGCAGATGCGCTGGCCGATCCTCTTCGTCACCTGCTATCAGACGCTGTCGCTGCTCGCCTCCTTCAACGAGATCCTGCTGGCCACCAATGGCGGACCTGGTAATACGACCGAGGTCTGGGCGCTCGCCGCCTATCACACCGCGCTCAGGAATTATGCCGGCAATCTCGAATACGGGCTGGGCGCAGCCATGGCGCTGGTGCTCGTCGTGATCGGCGTTACCCTGTCGCTCCTCTATCTGCGCGTCTTCAACTACCGCACGCTTGTCGCCAAGCCCCTGATCGAGGATTGA